Within the Pseudomonas mendocina genome, the region GTTTTATCGTCTGGCGCGTTCGGTCAGCGGCGCCAATGCCACCGATCAAAAGGTCAGCGGTGTCGGCAACTTCGAACAATTGCTCAGCCTCGGCGCCCAGGACCAAGAGCCGGATGCCAACGACGCGCACATCGTCAACATCGTCGACTGGCTGTTCCAGTACGCCTTCCAGCAGCGCGCCAGCGATATCCACATCGAACCGCGCAGGGAACAGGGGACGGTGCGCTTTCGCATCGACGGCGTATTGCACACCGTCTACCAGTTCCCCGCGCAGGTCACCATGGCGGTAGTCAGCCGCCTGAAGAACCTCGGCCGCATGAACATCGCCGAGAAGCGCAAACCGCAGGATGGCCGGGTCAAGACCAAGACCCCGGACGGCGGCGAGGTAGAGCTGCGTCTTTCCACGCTGCCGACAGCCTTCGGCGAGAAGATGGTGATGCGTATCTTCGACCCGGAAGTGCTGCTGAAGAGCCCGGATCAGCTTGGTTTCTCCCCCGAAGACCTGCGCCGCTGGGCGAGCATGACCAGTCAGCCCAATGGCATCATCCTGGTCACCGGCCCCACCGGCTCAGGCAAGACCACCACGCTCTACACCACACTCAAGCAACTGGCGACGCCGGAAGTGAACGTGTGCACCATCGAAGACCCCATCGAGATGATCGAAGGCGCCTTCAACCAGATGCAGGTGCAGCACAATATCGACCTGAATTTCGCCAGCGGCGTGCGTGCACTGATGCGTCAGGACCCGGATATCATCATGGTCGGCGAGATACGTGATCTGGAAACAGCGGAAATGGCCATCCAGGCTGCGCTGACTGGCCACCTGGTGCTCTCCACCCTGCACACCAACGACGCCCCCAGCGCCATCACCCGCCTGCTCGAACTGGGCGTGCCGCATTACCTGCTCAAGGCCACCATTCTTGGCGTCATGGCCCAGCGCCTGGTGCGCACCCTGTGCCCGCACTGCAAGGCGCCGGTACAACTGGACGAAGATACCTGGAACGGCCTGACGCGCCCCTGGAGCTCACCGCTGCCGACTCAGGCGCACCACGCAGTCGGTTGCCTGGAATGCCGCGAAACCGGCTATCGTGGCCGGGCCGGCGTCTACGAGATCATGCTCATCAACGACGCGATCAAGCCACTGATCAGCGCCGACACAGACCTTACACTGCTACGCCGGGCCGCATTCAAGGACGGTATGCGCAGCCTGCGCCTGTCCGGTGCGCAGAAGGTTGCCGCGGGGCTGACCACTATCGAAGAAGTGCTGCGCGTCACTCCACAGAGCGAACAGCGCTAACGCTCGCACAGTGGAGATAGCGGCCTGCTTTCATCTGCGGGTGCCAGGCGAATAGGTACTGACCATCCTTGAGCTGATCCACCAGCACCCGAATCACCTCCTGCTGCACCGCAGGACAGCCCAGGCTACGCCCCATGCGCCCGTGTTTCTCGGCCCAGGCCGGCGCCACGTAATCAGCACCATGGATCACCAGCGCCCGGGCTCGCGCCTCATCGTTGAAACCGGGCTCCAGGCCATCGAGACGCAACGAGTGACCGTGCCGCCCCGTGTAGCTTTCGGCACCGCGAAACAGGCCGAGACTGGACTGATGGCTGCCGGGCAGATTGGAGAAGCGCTCGGCGAACAACTCGCCGGACTGACGACCATGGGCTACGAATTCACGCTGCAGCAGGCGCCTTTGCGCCAGATCGAAGACCCACATGCGCCGCTCCAGCGACGAGCGAGAGTAATCGATGACCGCCAGCCTCCTGGCCTTGCCGATCCCACCGCGCTCGGCACATCGCAGCGCCTGCAGCGCCTCCTGCAACGCACGCACCTCTAACTGCGGCGCTGCGCGTTGCAATACATCAAGCTGCCCGTCAGCCGCCGCGTACTGGCCCAGCACAATGGCAAGCAAAAACGCACTCGTCAGACGCCTGAATATGCCCAAGTTCACACCCATTGCCCGGCATCTGCCCACCTTGCGAAGGGGTCGGCGGCAGAGCGCGGGCCGCTGTGCTTAGATTGATGAATCTGGTAATGGAGTCTAAGCGATGCACACCGAAGGGCGATCAGCACACTGTCTGACTACAGGTAGCCGCGTCTTCTCATGATCACCTACCTGCAACATCTGTCGTTCTGGGATTGGCTGGCACTGGCCACCTTGCTACTGATTCTCGAGGTGTTCGGCGCTGGCGGCTATCTGCTGTGGATAGGCCTGGTGGCGGTCGGCATCGGCGCGCTGTCGTACCTCTTTCCCGATCTGTCCTGGGCCTGGCAGCTTCTATTGTTCGCTGCCCTGGCGGCGACCTCGGCGCTGCTCTGGCGGCGCCATCAACATCGCGCGCGCCGACTGCAAAGTTGACCAGCGTGGCAACCGGCCATCGCCTGCAAGGAACCACAAGCGGCCAATACGACTCCTAGGATAGGAACCACCTACAGGAGTTTCATCATGCGTGTAACGAGCCGTGCCGCACTGGCGTTCAGTGCCTGCCTGATCGCCCAGACAGCAGCAGCCGATGGCATGCTGCGCGATATTCTGTCCTCGGGCGCCACCACCGCCTCGACCTACCTGACCTTCAAGGATCGCAAGCTGGTCGCGGCGGCCGAAGAAGATGCCAGCAGCTTCGTCGCCAGTAACGGCGAAATTCGTGGGCCGCATCTGGAGGCCGCGATGCAGCAGTTGCGCAGCGCCAATCCGCAGCTGCAGAACGCCGACGATATGGCACTGGCCAGCGCCATTCTTGCGGCATCGGCTAACACGAGCGAGAACGTGGCGAGCGCAGAATGAAAAAAGCCCGCATCTTTCGATGCGGGCTTTTTCGTTACAACGCAGGCGGGGAGTGAAGTCCCCGCCAATACCGACTTAGAGCAGCGGCAGGGTGTAGCTGACGATCAGACGGTTCTGGTCGACGTCGGTTGCGGCGTTGCCACGCAGCACGCCGTAACGCCAGCCCAGACCCAGACCTTTCAGGGCGCCGTCCTGGAACACATAGTCCAGAGCGACGTCACGCTCCCACTCTTTGGCCTCTGTACCATCGGCACGCTGAACGTTGGTGCCCTTCAGGTAGGCAACCGAAGCTTTCAGACCCGGGACGCCGAGACCAGCGAAATCGTAGGTGTACTGACCGAAGGTGGTGCGCTCACCAGCACGGGTGAAGCTATGGGCCAGACGGTCGGTCAACAGATACACGCTGGCGCCTGCGGAACCTTCGATACCGCCCTGGTTCAGCTGTACGAAGTTGCTGTCCTCGGAAACACGCTGATAACCCAGCATGATCGCGTGGCTCTGCAGGGTGTAGGTGAAGGCTGCGCTCCAGGTGTTGTTATCGATCTCACCGGTGCCGTCACCGAAAGTTCTGTTGGCAGAATAGCCACCAGCACGGCCGGCAGCACTGCCGTTCTTGCCGTCGGAAGTCGTGCGGAAGTAACGCAGATCAGTCTTCAGGCTGCCCTCACCCAGCGCCAGGTTGTGGCCCAGGCCGG harbors:
- a CDS encoding GspE/PulE family protein, which encodes MSAFTATAPDRVLDLGDLLRELVAQGRVEQEVAEQCLAIRRSSLNNAQHPLEFLAAQQVDDLSRPGKKLDLESLTVWLANFAGQPYLRIDPLKIDVPAITPLMSYAFAQRHKILAVAVDSESVTIASSQPLVHSWEANLVHVLKRPIKRVVANPSDIQRFTTEFYRLARSVSGANATDQKVSGVGNFEQLLSLGAQDQEPDANDAHIVNIVDWLFQYAFQQRASDIHIEPRREQGTVRFRIDGVLHTVYQFPAQVTMAVVSRLKNLGRMNIAEKRKPQDGRVKTKTPDGGEVELRLSTLPTAFGEKMVMRIFDPEVLLKSPDQLGFSPEDLRRWASMTSQPNGIILVTGPTGSGKTTTLYTTLKQLATPEVNVCTIEDPIEMIEGAFNQMQVQHNIDLNFASGVRALMRQDPDIIMVGEIRDLETAEMAIQAALTGHLVLSTLHTNDAPSAITRLLELGVPHYLLKATILGVMAQRLVRTLCPHCKAPVQLDEDTWNGLTRPWSSPLPTQAHHAVGCLECRETGYRGRAGVYEIMLINDAIKPLISADTDLTLLRRAAFKDGMRSLRLSGAQKVAAGLTTIEEVLRVTPQSEQR
- a CDS encoding murein L,D-transpeptidase catalytic domain family protein, with translation MGVNLGIFRRLTSAFLLAIVLGQYAAADGQLDVLQRAAPQLEVRALQEALQALRCAERGGIGKARRLAVIDYSRSSLERRMWVFDLAQRRLLQREFVAHGRQSGELFAERFSNLPGSHQSSLGLFRGAESYTGRHGHSLRLDGLEPGFNDEARARALVIHGADYVAPAWAEKHGRMGRSLGCPAVQQEVIRVLVDQLKDGQYLFAWHPQMKAGRYLHCASVSAVRSVE
- a CDS encoding NfeD family protein; this encodes MITYLQHLSFWDWLALATLLLILEVFGAGGYLLWIGLVAVGIGALSYLFPDLSWAWQLLLFAALAATSALLWRRHQHRARRLQS
- a CDS encoding DUF2388 domain-containing protein; amino-acid sequence: MRVTSRAALAFSACLIAQTAAADGMLRDILSSGATTASTYLTFKDRKLVAAAEEDASSFVASNGEIRGPHLEAAMQQLRSANPQLQNADDMALASAILAASANTSENVASAE